One stretch of Pomacea canaliculata isolate SZHN2017 linkage group LG1, ASM307304v1, whole genome shotgun sequence DNA includes these proteins:
- the LOC112557851 gene encoding uncharacterized protein LOC112557851 isoform X1, with amino-acid sequence MRTKHTHLQESPLFNGEALEQECNDEEPSESEFWLTGRSTYLRIDLDIILHNIRILKERCSPETEVMAVIKANAYGHGSVAVARHLSANGIRHFAVATAAEGQELRQAGIKDFIQVFGNCVGEEVNIMQHFHLTPTVTTETFLNHWISWRSMNRVNVHFPVPPVVIKVDSGMSRNGCQPEELPKLMAICRKNGVPVHSLMTHFAQAWDDEEFTKCQLDTFLKAAEPYRGTGIKLQAANSAAIIRGFATDLDIVRPGICIYGLPPDLSQEAVQTVQRLGLRPALSWIAHPNMVKVLPPGRHVGYDQTYVLDKEESIATFSVGYADGYSRLLSEKGVLSTSSGQMQSVVGRVSMDAITVRVEPGTSPATPFYVYTDDLTSPNSVTGVARVTNTIPYEVLTSLATRLPRIYVTKGTLATADGQVIELQGLTGETDYKSETISDS; translated from the exons ATGAGAAC GAAACATACACATTTACAAGAGTCTCCGCTTTTCAACGGTGAGGCCTTAGAGCAAGAATGCAACGATGAAGAGCCCTCGGAAAGCGAGTTTTGGCTGACCGGGCGAAGTACCTACCTCAGGATCGACCTCGACATTATACTCCATAATATAAGGATTCTGAAAGAGAGATGCTCGCCGGAAACAG AGGTGATGGCAGTCATTAAAGCAAATGCCTACGGTCATGGAAGTGTAGCAGTCGCGAGACACCTGTCTGCAAACGGCATCAGGCATTTCGCTGTAGCCACTGCTGCAGAGGGACAAGAGCTCCGACAAGCGGGAATAAAGGACTTCATTCAAGTCTTTG GTAACTGTGTTGGAGAAGAGGTTAACATCATGCAACACTTCCACTTGACTCCGACAGTGACCACGGAGACCTTCCTCAACCACTGGATTTCCTGGCGTTCTATGAACCGCGTGAACGTG CACTTTCCCGTTCCTCCAGTCGTCATCAAGGTGGACTCCGGCATGTCCAGAAATGGATGCCAACCTGAAGAACTCCCCAAACTGATGGCa ataTGCCGGAAAAATGGAGTTCCAGTACACAGCCTGATGACTCACTTCGCACAGGCGTGGGACGACGAGGAGTTTACCAAGTGTCAGCTTGACACATTCCTTAAGGCCGCTGAACCATACAG AGGTACTGGCATAAAACTGCAAGCAGCCAATTCTGCAGCCATTATTAGAGGATTTGCTACAGATCTTGACATCGTTCGCCCTGGCATCTGTATCTATGGTCTTCCTCCAG ATCTCAGCCAAGAGGCTGTTCAGACGGTCCAGAGGTTGGGGCTGAGGCCAGCACTAAGCTGGATCGCGCATCCCAACATGGTGAAAGTACTTCCTCCTGGCAGACATGTTGGCTACGACCAGACCTATGT ACTTGACAAAGAGGAGTCTATTGCAACCTTTTCGGTTGGTTATGCTGATGGCTACAGCAGGCTGCTCTCAGAAAAAGGAGTCTTGTCTACATCGTCAG GTCAGATGCAGTCAGTGGTGGGTCGCGTGTCCATGGACGCGATCACAGTGAGGGTCGAGCCTGGCACATCGCCAGCTACCCCTTTCTACGTGTACACAGATGATCTCACATCACCAAACAGTGTGACTGGCGTGGcccgtgtgacaaacaccattcCTTATGAGGTTCTCACCAGCCTGGCCACGCGCTTGCCTCGCATCTACGTCACTAAGGGCACACTGGCCACTGCGGACGGTCAGGTCATCGAGCTGCAGGGCTTGACAGGGGAGACAGATTACAAAAGTGAAACCATCTCCGACAGCTAA
- the LOC112557851 gene encoding uncharacterized protein LOC112557851 isoform X2, with product MAVIKANAYGHGSVAVARHLSANGIRHFAVATAAEGQELRQAGIKDFIQVFGNCVGEEVNIMQHFHLTPTVTTETFLNHWISWRSMNRVNVHFPVPPVVIKVDSGMSRNGCQPEELPKLMAICRKNGVPVHSLMTHFAQAWDDEEFTKCQLDTFLKAAEPYRGTGIKLQAANSAAIIRGFATDLDIVRPGICIYGLPPDLSQEAVQTVQRLGLRPALSWIAHPNMVKVLPPGRHVGYDQTYVLDKEESIATFSVGYADGYSRLLSEKGVLSTSSGQMQSVVGRVSMDAITVRVEPGTSPATPFYVYTDDLTSPNSVTGVARVTNTIPYEVLTSLATRLPRIYVTKGTLATADGQVIELQGLTGETDYKSETISDS from the exons ATGGCAGTCATTAAAGCAAATGCCTACGGTCATGGAAGTGTAGCAGTCGCGAGACACCTGTCTGCAAACGGCATCAGGCATTTCGCTGTAGCCACTGCTGCAGAGGGACAAGAGCTCCGACAAGCGGGAATAAAGGACTTCATTCAAGTCTTTG GTAACTGTGTTGGAGAAGAGGTTAACATCATGCAACACTTCCACTTGACTCCGACAGTGACCACGGAGACCTTCCTCAACCACTGGATTTCCTGGCGTTCTATGAACCGCGTGAACGTG CACTTTCCCGTTCCTCCAGTCGTCATCAAGGTGGACTCCGGCATGTCCAGAAATGGATGCCAACCTGAAGAACTCCCCAAACTGATGGCa ataTGCCGGAAAAATGGAGTTCCAGTACACAGCCTGATGACTCACTTCGCACAGGCGTGGGACGACGAGGAGTTTACCAAGTGTCAGCTTGACACATTCCTTAAGGCCGCTGAACCATACAG AGGTACTGGCATAAAACTGCAAGCAGCCAATTCTGCAGCCATTATTAGAGGATTTGCTACAGATCTTGACATCGTTCGCCCTGGCATCTGTATCTATGGTCTTCCTCCAG ATCTCAGCCAAGAGGCTGTTCAGACGGTCCAGAGGTTGGGGCTGAGGCCAGCACTAAGCTGGATCGCGCATCCCAACATGGTGAAAGTACTTCCTCCTGGCAGACATGTTGGCTACGACCAGACCTATGT ACTTGACAAAGAGGAGTCTATTGCAACCTTTTCGGTTGGTTATGCTGATGGCTACAGCAGGCTGCTCTCAGAAAAAGGAGTCTTGTCTACATCGTCAG GTCAGATGCAGTCAGTGGTGGGTCGCGTGTCCATGGACGCGATCACAGTGAGGGTCGAGCCTGGCACATCGCCAGCTACCCCTTTCTACGTGTACACAGATGATCTCACATCACCAAACAGTGTGACTGGCGTGGcccgtgtgacaaacaccattcCTTATGAGGTTCTCACCAGCCTGGCCACGCGCTTGCCTCGCATCTACGTCACTAAGGGCACACTGGCCACTGCGGACGGTCAGGTCATCGAGCTGCAGGGCTTGACAGGGGAGACAGATTACAAAAGTGAAACCATCTCCGACAGCTAA
- the LOC112557950 gene encoding uncharacterized protein LOC112557950, translating into MLAISYELLHDYISSTPCVIDANSFSNNIFQNKMDCDICRELRSVPEERNISTQIFSEKYAYSGVPVLIKDAAVNWTAMSTFSFKFFKQLYTETEGSMEAVEDECQFFEYQTEFSSLKQVFNMSDERASFQQGEKPWYVAWSNCHKGIAKTLRSHYQKPYFLPEDSESIPTDWIFLGGSGPGANMHLDEVQLPSWQAQISGRKSWRLLPSPECYHVCSEMNVTVEKGDILVLDTNMWFHSTFVHPGEISIAIGAEYD; encoded by the exons ATGCTGGCCATTAGTTACGAGCTACTCCACGATTACATAAGTAGCACGCCCTGCGTGATTGATGCCAACTCGTTCAGCAATAACATCTTCCAAAATAAGATGGATTGCGACATCTGTCGAGAGCTCCGCAGTGTTCCAGAAGAGAGAAATATTTCCACGCAGatcttttctgaaaaatacGCCTATTCAGGTGTACCCGTGCTGATCAAAGATGCCGCCGTCAACTGGACTGCAATGTCCACATTTAGTTTTAAGTTCTTCAAGCAGCTGTACACAGAGACAGAAGGATCTATGGAAGCTGTGGAAGATGAGTGCCAGTTCTTTGAGTACCAGACAGAATTCTCGTCGCTAAAGCAGGTTTTTAACATGTCAGATGAAAGAGCTAGCTTTCAGCAAGGGGAGAAGCCATGGTATGTTGCATG GAGCAATTGCCACAAGGGTATAGCTAAGACGCTGCGGTCCCACTATCAGAAGCCTTATTTTTTGCCGGAAGATTCGGAATCCATACCGACTGACTGGATTTTTCTGGGCGGCTCTGGACCTGGAGCTAACATGCAT TTGGACGAGGTGCAACTGCCCTCCTGGCAGGCGCAGATTTCAGGCCGAAAATCGTGGCGCCTACTGCCGAGTCCCGAGTGTTACCACGTGTGCTCAGAGATGAACGTCACAGTAGAAAAAGGCGACATCC TTGTCCTGGACACAAATATGTGGTTCCATTCCACTTTCGTTCATCCCGGAGAGATCAGCATCGCTATTGGCGCCGAGTACGACTAG